Within Actinosynnema pretiosum, the genomic segment CGGGGTGGCCCTTGGCGAGGTCGGCGGCGTGCGCGGCGATCTTGTACGTGATCACCCCGGTCTTCACGTCGTCCCGGTCCGGCAGCCCCAGGTGCTCCTTCGGGGTCACGTAGCAGAGCATGGCCGTGCCGAGCGCCCCGATCTGCGCCGCGCCGATCGCCGACGTGATGTGGTCGTAGGCGGGCGCGACGTCGGTGGCCAGCGGGCCGAGCGTGTAGAACGGCGCGCCGTCGCACCACTCCTGCTCCAGCCGCACGTTCTCCGCGATCTTGTGCAGCGGCACGTGGCCCGGTCCCTCGATCATCACCTGCACGTCGTGCGCCCTGGCCACCCGCGCCAGCTCGCCCAGGGTGCGCAGCTCGGCGAACTGGGCCTCGTCGTTGGCGTCCGCGATCGAGCCGGGCCGCAGCCCGTCGCCCAGCGAGAACGTCACGTCGTACTCGCGCAGGATCTCGCACAGCTCGGCGAACCGGGTGTACAGGAAGCTCTCCCGGTGGTGCGCCAGGCACCACGCGGCCATGATCGACCCGCCGCGCGAGACGATCCCGGTCACCCGCCGCGCCGTCAGCGGCACGTACCGCAGCAGCACGCCCGCGTGCACCGTCATGTAGTCCACGCCCTGCTCGGCCTGCTCCACGACGGTGTCCCGGTACACCTCCCAGGACAGCGCGGCCGGGTCGCCGCCGACCTTCTCCAGCGCCTGGTAGACCGGCACCGTCCCCACCGGCACCGGCGAGTTGCGGATGATCCACTCGCGGGTCTCGTGGATGCGCTTGCCGGTCGACAGGTCCATCACGGTGTCGGCGCCCCAGCGGGTCGCCCACACCATCTTCTCCACCTCCTCCTCGACGGACGAGGTCACCGCCGAGTTGCCGATGTTGGCGTTGACCTTCACCAGGAACCCCTTGCCGATGACCATCGGCTCGGACTCCGGGTGGTTGCGGTTGGCCGGGATCACCGCGCGCCCCGCGGCGACCTCGTCGCGCACGAACTCCGGCGCCAGCGACTCGCGCAGCGCCGCGAACCGCATCTCCGGGGTGATCACGCCCGCCCGCGCCCAGGCCAGCTGGGTCGCGGCCCCGTTCACGGGCTCGCGCGCGGAGATCCAGCCCGCGCGGATCTTCTCCAGCCCTCCGCGCACGTCGACGTCCCCGGCCGTGTAAGGCCCGGAGGTGTCGTACAGGTCGAAGTGGTCGCCGTCGGTGAGCTCGACCCTGCGGAACGGGACCCGCACGCCGTCCTCCGCGTCGCGGTGGACCTTGCGGGACCCCCGGATCGGCCCGGTGGTGACGCTCGGCCGGACCGAGCCGTCCCCGAGTGCCGTCACGGCATTCCTCCCTACGCCGGCATTACCCGGTCAGGTTCAGGCGGTCGGCGGCCCCGCGACCCCAAGGTCGCAGCCGCCCTCTCAGCCCGCTCTGGTGCGAGCTCCCGCGATGTTGAGTTGTCCGATCGACCATAGCCACGGCGCGGTGCCGGTGCCAAGGGCCGGGCCCACGGCGTAAGTTGCACGCGTGGCTGATCACCCGCCGTTCCCGCCCGGCGCGCGGCGCGTTGCCCGCCGCGCCCCGGTCTCGGCCTGCCCGACCTGCGGTGACCTGGCCGGACGCGGTTACCCGACCTGCCGGTTCTGCGCCGAGCTGGTCGACCAGGTGTGGCTGCTGGACTGGCAGGAGCTGCTGTCCGCCGAGCAGCTGGCCGAGGGCGGTTCGGGGGAGCGCGAGCTGGCCGAGCGGGTGCTGGCCGAGCCGGTGGGCAGGCACGCGTGGACGTGCGTGGACTGGGCGATGACCCTGGTCACCTGCTCGCAGTGCGGCGCCGAGCCGACCGCGGGGCCGTGGGACTGCGTCCGCTGCGCGGTGACCGAGTCGGCCCGCTGGCAGTGGGACCACACCGCGGTGCCGGGCTCGATCACCCCGGCCGAGCACGCCCTGCGCGCCGCGAGGGCCGCGCTGCGCGCCCCGCACCGCAGGCGCTCCCCGGTGGTGGACGCCTGGCGGCTGCTGCTGCCGTTCCTGGTGGCGGGCCACGGCGTGACGTCGGCGGACGTGTCGCGGCTGCGCGCCCAGGTCATCGGCGGCTGGTACGCCGAGCTGGCCGCGTGCGGCAGCGCCGTCGAGCTGACCGGCTTCGTCGAGCTCCCGTGGCGCCGCACGTCACCCACCGGCGACCACCGGCCCCAGCCCCAGCCCCACCGGCCCGGCCCCCGGCGGCAGCTGGAGGCCGCGCCGGACGCGGGCGCGCCGCAGGTCGCGCCCGACCCGGTCTAGGGAAGGCGCCCGGTCCGGGCAAGGCGCGGCGACGCCGCTCCGCGCGCCTGCGCGGTGGAGCGGGCGTCGCCGGTCCGGCAGGCCCTCAGTCCTCGTCCTCGTCGTCCGCGAACGGGTCCTCCGAGGTGGCCGGGTCCCAGGACAGCCCCGGAACGCCCCACCCGTTGGCCTTGATCATCTTCTTCGAGGCCCGCTTGTGCCGACCCACCAGCCGGTCCAGGTACAGGTACCCGTCCAGGTGGTCCGTCTCGTGCTGGAGGCACCGGGCGAAGAACCCGGTCCCCTCGACCTCGACCGGGTCCCCGTTCCCGTCGGTCCCGGTGACCTTCGCCCAGGACGCGCGCCCGGTCGGGTAGGACTCGCCGGGCGCCGAGAGGCAGCCCTCGTAGTCGTCGTCCGGGTCCGGCATCCCCAGCGGGACGTCCGAGGTCTGGAGCACCGGGTTCACCACCTCGCCCCGGTGCCGCACCCCCTCGTCGTCCGGGCAGTCGTAGACGAACAGCCGGAGGTCCACGCCGATCTGGTTCGCCGCGAGGCCGACGCCGTTGGCGGCGGCCATCGTCTCGTACATGTCCGCGATGAGCGCCCTGAGCTCGTCGTCGTGCTCGTCCACGGGGCGGGTCGGGTTGTGCAGGACCGGGTCGCCCGCGATCCGGATGGGGTGTACTGCCATGCCGCGCACCCTATCGGCGCGCCACCCCCGCGCCCGCCGCGCGGCGCGCCGACCCCGCGCCGCGCCGCCGTCCCGCCCGGCGTGTCGGGTCGCGCGACCCACGACGACCAAGATCACGTGATGTAATGAGATCACCCACCGAACCGCAGGCCGAGGAGCCCGATGGACGCCGCACTCGCGCACCCCGCAGCCCCTGGCGGGCTCGACGAGCGGGAGCGCGAGATCCTGGCCTTCGAGCGCCAGTGGTGGAAGTACGCGGGCGCCAAGGAGCAGGCCGTCCGCGAGCTGTTCGACCTCACGCCCACCCGCTACTACCAGCTACTCAACGCGTTGATCGAGAAGGAGGAGGCCCTCGCGGCCGATCCGATGCTCGTCAAGCGGCTGCTCCGGTTGCGATCGGGCAGGCGGCGGGCTCGGGCGGCTAGGCGCCTGGGCGTGGACGGATGAGCAACCCCGAGTCCTCAGGTTCGGCCCAACCCGCCCGCGCCGCGGGCTTCGCGCTGCTCGGCCTCGCCGGGGTGGCGCTGGTGCTCGGCCTCGTGACGCTGTTCACCGGGTCGGACGACGACCCGCAGGCGCAGCGGCAACCCGCCCCGAGCACCTCCGCGCCCGCCGAACCGGGTCCCTCCGGCGAGTCGCCCGCCGGTGAGCCGCCCGCGAGCGAGCCGCCCGCGAGCGAGTCCGGCGGCGCGCCGACGACCACCACCACCACCACCGAGCAGCCGCCCGCGACGACGACGGAGCAGCAGCCCCAGCCGCAGCCCCCGGCGCAGCAGCCCGGCGACCAGTCGCAGGGCACGCCCGCGACCCGGCCCTCGGTGCGCGTCTACAACAACAGCAACATCAGCGGTCTGGCCGCGCGCGCGTCCGACGACATCGGCAAGTCCGGCTGGGCGGTCCAGGCCACCGGCAACTACCCGGACGGCATCATCGAGACCACCACGGTCTACTACCGCGCGGGCACGGCCGAGGAGGACGCGGCCAAGCAGCTGGCCCAGTCGATCCGCGCGCGCGTGATGCCCCGGTTCGACGGCATCAAGGACGCGCACGACGGCGTCATCGTGATCGTCACGAACGACTACCGGGGGCCGGGCGGCAAGACGGGAAGCTGAGCCCTCCCGACGGCGTCGACCAGGGGTGATCCCCGGTCGGCGCCGTTCGCGCCTCACCCCTCGCGCCGCTCGCCCCCGCAGTCCTCCGGGCACAGCAGGTCGGACCAGTCGTCGTCGTCCGACAGCTCGAACACCCGCCTGCGGTGCTCCCCGAGCAGCGCGCTCGCGGTGGCCGCGTCACGGGTGCGCAGCGCGGCGACCAGCTCCCGGTGCTCCTCGGCGCACCCGTCCCGCAGCCCCTCGTCCCGGCTGATCCGGGTGAGCAGGAACAGGTGGACCTGCCGCCGGATGCACCGCCACGAGCGGGTCAGCCGCTCGTGGTGCGCTGCGGCGAACACCGCGTCGTGGAAGTCGACGTCCCGCTGCGCCAGCTCGTGCGCCCCGACGGCCCGCGCCAGCGCCTCGGCGGCCCGGTCGAGCGCGGCGAAGTCCTCCTCGGTGGCCCGGTGCGCGACCTCGTGCACCGCGAGGCCCTCCAGGGCCCCGCGCAGGCTGTCCAGCTCGGCGACGTCCCTGCGGGAGAAGCGGGTGACCGTCGCGCCCCGGTGCCAGGTGACGTGCACGAGCCCCTCGTGCTCCAGCAGCCGCAGCGCCTCGCGGACGGGGCCCCGGCTGACGTCCATGACGGTCGACAGCTCGACCTCGCGCAGCTGCCTGCCGGGTTCGTAGGCGCCGGTGAGGATGCCCTCGCGGATGCGGTCGGCCACCTCGTCGGCCAGGCCCCTGCGGCGGGCGGGTGACACGGTGCCCTGGGTGCTCATGACTCCCCTCACGTTCGTGCCCCTCGATGTTAACAACTCGCCGAGGTCGTCCTATTGTTAACATTGCGACAAGTGAGGAGCACCCGTTGAGCACCCTGTTCAGCACGCTGACCCTGCGATCCCTCGACATCCCGAACCGGGTCTGGATGTCCCCGATGTGCACCTACTCCGCCGCCCCCTCGGGCCCGGAGGCCGGTGTGCCCACCGACTTCCACCTCACCCACCTGGCCAGCCGCGCCGCCGGTGGCGCGGGCCTGGTCATGGTGGAGGCGACCGGCGTCCGCGCCGACGGCCGCATCAGCCCGTGGGACCTCGGCCTGTGGAACGACGCCCAGCAGGAGGCGTTCGCCCGGATCACCGCCGCGATCAGCGCTTACGGCTCGGTCCCCGCGATCCAGCTCGCCCACGCGGGCCGCAAGGCGTCGACGAACAAGCCGTGGCTAGGCGGGGGTTCCGTCGCCGACACCGAGCACGGCTGGCAGCCGGTCGGCCCCAGCCCGGTCCCGTTCCACGGCCTGCCCGTGCCGCACGAGCTGACCACCGACGAGATCGCCGCGCTGGTGGAGGACTTCGCCGCGTCCGCGCGCCGCGCCCTCGCCGCCGGGTTCCAGGTCGTCGAGGTGCACGGCGCCCACGGCTACCTGATCAACTCCTTCCTGTCCCCGATCTCGAACCAGCGCACCGACGAGTACGGCGGCACGACCGAGAACCGGATGCGCTTCGCGCTGGAGGTCGTGGACGCGGTGCGCGCGGTGTGGCCGGAGCACCTGCCGGTGCTGTTCCGCACCTCGGCCACCGACTGGACCGCCGAGCAGGGCGGCGCGGGCTGGGCCGAGGACGACACGGTGCTGCTGGCCAAGGAGCTCCAGCGGCGCGGCGTCGACCTGCTCGACGTGTCGACCGGAGGCATGGCGCACGACGCGGTCATCCCGGTGGAGCCGCACTACCAGGTGCGCTTCGCGGCCAAGGTCCGCGAGGCCACCGGCCTGCCCACCGGCGCGGTCGGCCTGATCACCGAGCCCGCGCGGGCCGAGGAGGTCGTCGCGACCGGCCAGGCCGACGCGGTCCTGCTGGGCCGCGAGCTGCTGCGCGACCCGTACTGGGCGCACCACGCGGCGCAGGAGCTGGGCGTGGACTCGAACTGGCCGGAGCAGTACGGGTACGCCGTGCGCCCGCGCCGCTAGGAGCGCGGGGAGCGGGGCCGCCACCCGGCCCCGCTCCCGCCCCCTGAACGCCCCGCCCGCACCACCGGGCCGCACCACGACCCGCGCGATCCCCCGCACCTCGCGGCTCGTGCGGCCCGAGGCGCGGGCGGGGCGCCACTCCCACCGCTCCCGCCACACGCCCCGCAGGCCCCCGTGGCCCGTCCCGCTCCGGCTGGTCTGCCGCCCGCCACCCGCCACCCGGCCTGCCCGGCCCGCCGGCCACCCGGCCCGGCCCGCCCGGCCCGCCCGGCCCGCCAACCGCCCCGCCTTGCCCGACCCGTCCGGCTCGCCTTGCCCTGCCCTGCCCGCCCAGCCCCAGCCCCGGCCCGGCCCGTCCCGCTGCCAGGCCCTGCCTGCCGACCACCCCGACCGGGGCTCGCCGCGCCGCTCGCCTGCCGCCCCCACCCCTCCTCCCCGCGCCCGCCCCCCTTCCGGTTTCGCACCACCCACCCCCGCCCGTCGAACTACCCTGGCCCCGTGATCACCCTGACCGCGAGGCTCTCCCCGTCCGCGCTGGACACCCGCCGCGGTGTCGTCCGGATGCACCGCGAAGTCCTGGACGCGCTCGGCCTGCGCCAGTGGGACGCGGTCCGCCTCACCGGCGCGCGGGTCAGCGCGGCCCTCGCCGCCGCCGCGCCCGACGGCAGCCCCGTCGGCGTCGTGCTGGTCGACGACATCACCCTCTCCAACCTCGGCGTCACCGAGGGCGCGGAGCTCGTCGTCGCCCCCGTCGAGGTGTCCGCCGCCCGCACCATCACCGTCGCGGGCTCCCGCCTGGCCAGCACCGCGCTCACCCCGGAGACCCTCCGGATGGCGCTCACCGGCAAGGTCCTCACCGTCGGCGACGCGGTGTCCCTGCTCCCGCAGGACCTGGCCCCGCCGCCCGGCGCCGACGTCTCGGCCACCCGCCGCAAGCTGTCCGCCGCCATCGGCACGACCTGGACCAACGAGCTGCTCACCATCACCTCCGCCGACCCCGGCGGCGGCGCGGTGGCCGTGCGCCCCTCCACGCTCGTGGCCTGGCGCGACGCGACCGCCCCCGCCCCGGCGCAGGCCGCCCCGCCCGCCGTCGACGCGGGCGTCGCCCCGGTCGCCCCGCCGCCCCCGCCCGCCGAGGCGCTCCCGGTCGCCGACCTGGTCGGCCAGCAGGACGCCGCCCGCCGCCTCGCCGAGTGGCTCGACCTCGTCCTCACCCAGCCGGAGCTGCTCACCAGGCTCGGCGCGGCCCCCAGGCTCGCCGCGCTGGTCAGCGGCCCCGAGGGGGTCGGCAAGGCGACCCTGGTGCGGGCCGTGGCGCACGCGGCGGGCACGCGCGTGGTCGAGGTGTCCGCGCCCGCGATCGCCGTGCTGGAGGCCAACGCCACCGCGCGGGCCCTCGCCGACGCGATCACCCAGGCCCAGTCCCAGCCCGGTTCCCCCGCGGTGCTGGTGCTCACCGACGTGGAGGCGCTGCTGCCCGCCGCCACCCCGCCCCCGGTGGCCACGGTCGTGCTCGACGCCCTGCGCGCCGCGCTCGCCACCACCCCGCTCGTGGTCACCAGCGCCAACCCGGAGCTGATCGACCCGCGCCTGCGCGTCCCCGACCTGGTCGACCGCGAGCTGGTGCTGCCCCTGCCCGACGGCGCGACCCGCCGCGAGCTGCTGCGCGCGCTGCTGCGCGAGGTGCCCCTCGAACCGGACGTGGACCTGGCCGAGGTCGCCGACCGCACCCCCGGCTTCGTCGCCGCCGACCTGGTGGCGGTGCGCCGCGAGGCCGCCGTCCGCTCCGCGCTGCGCCAGCGCCAGGAGGCCGAGCCGCGCGTGGCGCAGGAGGACCTCCTCGGCTCGCTGGACACCGTCCGCCCGATCTCCATGTCCACCTCGGACACCCTGCGCACCGGCGGCCTGACCCTGGACGACGTCGGCGACATGGCCGAGGTCAAGCAGGCGCTCACCGAGGCCGCGCTGTGGCCGCTCCAGTACCCGGACTCGTTCGCCCGCCTCGGCGTCGAGCCCCCGCGCGGCCTGCTCCTGTACGGCCCGCCCGGCTGCGGCAAGACGTTCCTGGTCCGCGCGCTGGCCGGGACGGGCAAGCTGAACGTGCTGTCGGTCAAGGGCGCCGAGCTGATGGACAAGTTCGTCGGCGAGTCCGAGCGCGCGGTCCGCGAGCTGTTCCGCAGGGCCGCCGAGGCCGCGCCCGCGCTGGTGTTCCTGGACGAGGTGGACGCGCTGGCCCCGCGCCGGGGCCAGTCCTCGGACTCGGGCGTGGCGGACCGCGTGGTCGCCGCGCTGCTGACCGAGCTGGACGGCGTGGAGCCGCTGCGCGACGTGATCGTGCTGGGCGCGACGAACCGCCCGGAGCTGGTCGACCCGGCCCTGCTGCGACCGGGCAGGCTGGAGCGCCTGGTCTACGTGCCGCCGCCGGACGCCGAGGCCCGCGCGGAGATCCTGCGCTCCGCCTCCCGCAACACCCCGCTCGCGGAGGACGTCGAGCTGACCGCGCTGGCGGACGACCTCGACGGCTACTCGGCGGCGGACTGCGCCGCGCTGATCCGCGAGGCGGCGCTGACCGCGATGCGCGAGTCCCTGTCGGCGACCGCCGTGACGGCGGAGCACCTGGCCAAGGCGCGCGGGGTCGTGCGCCCGTCGCTGGACCCGGCGCAGCTGGCGTCGCTGGCGGCCTACGCGGAGTCCCGGAAGGCCTGAGCCGCAGCGGTTCCCGGTCCCCCTCGGCACTGCGGGGGGACCGGGAACCGCGCTGGTGGGCCGCGCCCCGTTCCGCCGCCCGCGCGCGCCGTCCGGGACCCGGCCCCGCGGTCCGGGGCCCGGACGGGCCGTCCGAGATCCCAGACGCCCGTCTCCGGGGCCGGGAGCCGCCTGTCCCGAGCCGCACCCCCGCCGCAGTGAGATCTCCCCGTCGAGCAACCGGATGCCCGCCCCCGCCGGTATCAGGCCGGTGACAGCAGGGGAGGCGTACTGGTGGATCGTCAGGACTTCACGCGGATCGCGCGTGAGCGGGCGGTGCCGTGGCGGCGGGTCGCGTACCTCATCTGCGGGGACTGGGGCCGCGCCGAGGACCTCGTGCAGGCGGCCCTCCTGCGCATGTACAAGCACTGGCACCGCATCGAGCCGCGCGGCCTGGAGGCCTACGCGCGCAAGGTCATCTCGCGGCTGGCGCTGGACGAGGCCAAGCGCGCCTCCCGGCGCAAGGAGGTGCTGGGCGAGGTCCCGGACCGCCCGGCCGCGCAGTGCGACGAGGAGGTGGACGGCGCCCCCGAGGTGCGGGCCGCGCTCAAGGCCATGCCGCCCCGGCAGCGGGCCGTGATCGTCCTGCGCTTCTACGCCGACCTCGACGTGGCGGCGACCGCGAAGGCGCTCGGGATCACCCAGGGCACGGTGAAGTCCCAGTGCTCGCGCGGGCTGGACTCGCTGCGCGAGGCGCTCGGCCCGCACCACGCGGCCCTCGCGACCAGGACCCCGGAGCGGACGGGAGGCAGCAGGTGAACGTGCGCAAGGACTTCTTCGACCACGCCATCGGGAGGGGCGAACCCCCGGTGGAGCTGGACTTCGAGGCCATCGAGCGCGAGGGCGCGGACGCCCTGCGCCGCCGCAAGCGGGTGGTCCCCGCGCTGGCCATGGCGGGCGTCGCGGCGGTCGCGGGCGGCATCATGGCGCTCGCGTCGGGCCTGGGGAGCGCGGGAGGACTGGTCGAGCAGGGCTCGGGCGGCGGCGACCCGATCCCGGCCACGCCCGCGCCCCCCTCGCGGCACAGCCCGG encodes:
- a CDS encoding DUF3263 domain-containing protein, producing the protein MDAALAHPAAPGGLDEREREILAFERQWWKYAGAKEQAVRELFDLTPTRYYQLLNALIEKEEALAADPMLVKRLLRLRSGRRRARAARRLGVDG
- a CDS encoding AAA family ATPase yields the protein MITLTARLSPSALDTRRGVVRMHREVLDALGLRQWDAVRLTGARVSAALAAAAPDGSPVGVVLVDDITLSNLGVTEGAELVVAPVEVSAARTITVAGSRLASTALTPETLRMALTGKVLTVGDAVSLLPQDLAPPPGADVSATRRKLSAAIGTTWTNELLTITSADPGGGAVAVRPSTLVAWRDATAPAPAQAAPPAVDAGVAPVAPPPPPAEALPVADLVGQQDAARRLAEWLDLVLTQPELLTRLGAAPRLAALVSGPEGVGKATLVRAVAHAAGTRVVEVSAPAIAVLEANATARALADAITQAQSQPGSPAVLVLTDVEALLPAATPPPVATVVLDALRAALATTPLVVTSANPELIDPRLRVPDLVDRELVLPLPDGATRRELLRALLREVPLEPDVDLAEVADRTPGFVAADLVAVRREAAVRSALRQRQEAEPRVAQEDLLGSLDTVRPISMSTSDTLRTGGLTLDDVGDMAEVKQALTEAALWPLQYPDSFARLGVEPPRGLLLYGPPGCGKTFLVRALAGTGKLNVLSVKGAELMDKFVGESERAVRELFRRAAEAAPALVFLDEVDALAPRRGQSSDSGVADRVVAALLTELDGVEPLRDVIVLGATNRPELVDPALLRPGRLERLVYVPPPDAEARAEILRSASRNTPLAEDVELTALADDLDGYSAADCAALIREAALTAMRESLSATAVTAEHLAKARGVVRPSLDPAQLASLAAYAESRKA
- a CDS encoding peptide deformylase; this translates as MAVHPIRIAGDPVLHNPTRPVDEHDDELRALIADMYETMAAANGVGLAANQIGVDLRLFVYDCPDDEGVRHRGEVVNPVLQTSDVPLGMPDPDDDYEGCLSAPGESYPTGRASWAKVTGTDGNGDPVEVEGTGFFARCLQHETDHLDGYLYLDRLVGRHKRASKKMIKANGWGVPGLSWDPATSEDPFADDEDED
- a CDS encoding LytR C-terminal domain-containing protein, which gives rise to MSNPESSGSAQPARAAGFALLGLAGVALVLGLVTLFTGSDDDPQAQRQPAPSTSAPAEPGPSGESPAGEPPASEPPASESGGAPTTTTTTTEQPPATTTEQQPQPQPPAQQPGDQSQGTPATRPSVRVYNNSNISGLAARASDDIGKSGWAVQATGNYPDGIIETTTVYYRAGTAEEDAAKQLAQSIRARVMPRFDGIKDAHDGVIVIVTNDYRGPGGKTGS
- the thiC gene encoding phosphomethylpyrimidine synthase ThiC is translated as MTALGDGSVRPSVTTGPIRGSRKVHRDAEDGVRVPFRRVELTDGDHFDLYDTSGPYTAGDVDVRGGLEKIRAGWISAREPVNGAATQLAWARAGVITPEMRFAALRESLAPEFVRDEVAAGRAVIPANRNHPESEPMVIGKGFLVKVNANIGNSAVTSSVEEEVEKMVWATRWGADTVMDLSTGKRIHETREWIIRNSPVPVGTVPVYQALEKVGGDPAALSWEVYRDTVVEQAEQGVDYMTVHAGVLLRYVPLTARRVTGIVSRGGSIMAAWCLAHHRESFLYTRFAELCEILREYDVTFSLGDGLRPGSIADANDEAQFAELRTLGELARVARAHDVQVMIEGPGHVPLHKIAENVRLEQEWCDGAPFYTLGPLATDVAPAYDHITSAIGAAQIGALGTAMLCYVTPKEHLGLPDRDDVKTGVITYKIAAHAADLAKGHPGAQAWDDALSRARFEFRWEDQFNLSLDPDTAREFHDRTLPAEPAKTAHFCSMCGPKFCSMRITQDVRRYAEERGLSTVEAIEAGMAEKAHEFDDRGGKVYLPVVD
- a CDS encoding SigE family RNA polymerase sigma factor produces the protein MDRQDFTRIARERAVPWRRVAYLICGDWGRAEDLVQAALLRMYKHWHRIEPRGLEAYARKVISRLALDEAKRASRRKEVLGEVPDRPAAQCDEEVDGAPEVRAALKAMPPRQRAVIVLRFYADLDVAATAKALGITQGTVKSQCSRGLDSLREALGPHHAALATRTPERTGGSR
- a CDS encoding NADH:flavin oxidoreductase/NADH oxidase translates to MSTLFSTLTLRSLDIPNRVWMSPMCTYSAAPSGPEAGVPTDFHLTHLASRAAGGAGLVMVEATGVRADGRISPWDLGLWNDAQQEAFARITAAISAYGSVPAIQLAHAGRKASTNKPWLGGGSVADTEHGWQPVGPSPVPFHGLPVPHELTTDEIAALVEDFAASARRALAAGFQVVEVHGAHGYLINSFLSPISNQRTDEYGGTTENRMRFALEVVDAVRAVWPEHLPVLFRTSATDWTAEQGGAGWAEDDTVLLAKELQRRGVDLLDVSTGGMAHDAVIPVEPHYQVRFAAKVREATGLPTGAVGLITEPARAEEVVATGQADAVLLGRELLRDPYWAHHAAQELGVDSNWPEQYGYAVRPRR
- a CDS encoding GntR family transcriptional regulator codes for the protein MSTQGTVSPARRRGLADEVADRIREGILTGAYEPGRQLREVELSTVMDVSRGPVREALRLLEHEGLVHVTWHRGATVTRFSRRDVAELDSLRGALEGLAVHEVAHRATEEDFAALDRAAEALARAVGAHELAQRDVDFHDAVFAAAHHERLTRSWRCIRRQVHLFLLTRISRDEGLRDGCAEEHRELVAALRTRDAATASALLGEHRRRVFELSDDDDWSDLLCPEDCGGERREG